In one window of Arcobacter sp. F155 DNA:
- a CDS encoding PAS domain-containing protein, which translates to MSQEKILNEYTFLVSETDEKGIIRFANDAFCEMAEYSFEELIGQPHNIVRHKDMPKIAFKSLWDTVQKGKTWTGYVKNATKSGGYYWVFATVYPFESCDGTKGYMSCRRKASKEEIDEHEALYKKWLEEER; encoded by the coding sequence ATGTCTCAAGAGAAGATTTTAAATGAATATACTTTTTTAGTTAGTGAGACTGATGAAAAAGGAATAATCAGATTTGCAAATGATGCATTTTGTGAAATGGCTGAGTATAGTTTTGAAGAACTAATAGGACAGCCTCACAATATAGTAAGGCATAAAGATATGCCAAAAATTGCATTTAAATCTCTTTGGGACACAGTTCAAAAAGGTAAGACTTGGACTGGATATGTGAAAAATGCCACAAAAAGTGGAGGGTATTATTGGGTTTTTGCAACAGTATATCCTTTTGAGAGTTGTGATGGTACAAAGGGTTATATGTCGTGTAGAAGAAAAGCTTCAAAAGAAGAGATTGATGAGCATGAAGCTTTATACAAAAAGTGGTTAGAAGAAGAAAGATAA
- a CDS encoding methyl-accepting chemotaxis protein, with protein MYKNLSSKAKLLINMLLAQIGFAVITTTAIITSNDLVAILIVNLFFAIIVGYLNFAAMKRITGGIERFKRYMDDIMDFVFMRTNRIQKAQYMKNDEIGLILTEMNSYVDKIDVIRKEDMKVLGEVVLTMDKVSRGTYKCRIHSESKNFMIKALRDTINTMLDTTEGNMNQLKSSLEKYANDDYREKIDISPKLSEDMLKVMESINILGENLSRNAKKNLENGQKLEENSISMNNSVKNVAHKANEQAASLEETAAALEEITSITRGNANNAVQMANLGGTVQKSVENGQTLASKTAKSMDEINEEVASINEAITVIDQIAFQTNILSLNAAVEAATAGEAGKGFAVVAQEVRNLASRSAEAAKEIKTIVENARNKTVEGKEISDSMIKGYEELNTHISETLEIISDVSSASKEQMTGIEQINDTVSMLDRVTQENASEANNVAQVANNTLSMANDLVDEAKQKQFN; from the coding sequence ATGTATAAGAATCTTTCTTCAAAAGCAAAACTTTTAATTAATATGCTTTTAGCACAAATAGGGTTTGCTGTTATTACTACAACAGCAATTATTACGTCAAATGACTTAGTAGCAATCTTAATTGTTAACTTGTTTTTTGCAATTATTGTTGGATATTTAAACTTTGCTGCAATGAAAAGAATCACAGGTGGAATTGAAAGATTCAAAAGATATATGGATGATATCATGGATTTTGTTTTTATGAGAACAAATAGAATCCAAAAAGCACAATATATGAAAAACGATGAGATAGGTCTTATTCTTACAGAGATGAATTCATATGTTGACAAAATTGATGTTATTAGAAAAGAGGACATGAAGGTTCTTGGTGAAGTTGTTTTAACAATGGACAAGGTTTCAAGAGGTACTTATAAATGTAGAATTCATAGTGAATCAAAAAACTTTATGATTAAAGCCCTAAGAGATACTATCAATACAATGCTTGATACAACTGAAGGAAATATGAATCAATTAAAAAGCTCTTTAGAAAAGTATGCAAATGATGATTATAGAGAAAAAATAGATATATCTCCTAAACTAAGTGAAGACATGCTAAAGGTTATGGAGTCAATTAATATTCTAGGTGAAAACTTATCAAGAAATGCAAAGAAAAACCTTGAAAATGGACAAAAGTTAGAAGAGAATTCTATTAGTATGAATAACTCAGTAAAAAATGTTGCCCATAAAGCAAATGAACAAGCAGCTTCTTTAGAAGAAACAGCTGCAGCATTAGAAGAGATTACATCTATTACAAGAGGTAATGCGAACAATGCAGTACAAATGGCAAATCTAGGTGGTACAGTTCAAAAGTCTGTTGAAAACGGACAAACACTTGCCTCAAAAACTGCAAAATCAATGGATGAGATTAATGAAGAGGTTGCTTCTATTAATGAAGCAATTACTGTAATTGACCAAATTGCTTTCCAAACAAATATTCTTTCACTAAACGCAGCAGTAGAAGCAGCAACAGCAGGTGAAGCAGGTAAAGGTTTCGCAGTAGTTGCACAAGAAGTAAGAAACCTTGCATCAAGGTCAGCAGAAGCAGCAAAAGAGATTAAGACTATTGTAGAAAATGCAAGAAACAAAACTGTTGAAGGTAAAGAGATATCAGATAGTATGATAAAAGGCTATGAAGAGTTAAATACTCATATTTCTGAAACTTTAGAAATCATCTCAGATGTTTCAAGTGCTTCAAAAGAGCAGATGACTGGAATAGAACAAATCAACGATACTGTTTCAATGTTAGATAGAGTAACTCAAGAAAATGCAAGTGAAGCAAACAATGTCGCACAAGTAGCAAACAATACTTTATCTATGGCAAATGATTTAGTTGACGAAGCAAAACAGAAGCAGTTTAACTAA
- a CDS encoding mechanosensitive ion channel family protein, whose translation MNYKITVFKLFILLFLPFLVFAQDNDIKKSVDEHLDEQMLVALKVVANIKKEKYLSLPINEREYDKQINYLLNKIAINQREGNFVAVKRDEINLQILQEKREYEKTLKEIIQAKNSYKDKDYFKRILKENISLLETNSIIKYKEIYEKAKKDKGNQVSLELIDSYTTLKKQKNKQHFVLKYLLGNMDEYRESYFFIDNFNIDYVISKIDSQPMISNISQFTSYYFKFSIGEVLFVIFVMGFFRIINTKLIFLFTTFINKIFMKRSDKEEDEMELFIKDSIEKPLIFALYTLSIHISLYALIKDTEAINTIVPWINTIYIGILTWAVYALLDNWISNYAENLVEKYPNVRREMIAFILRITKVVLILLVILFLFTQLGIDIKAIAASLGVGGIAIALASKDTLANFFGSLNIMTDNSFSQGDWIIANDVEGTVVDIRMRTTRVRTFDNAMITIPNSELATTHIKNYSKRKIGRRIKMSIGVTYESSMSDVKNLKEDIREMLINHPDIATINNSIVGRTRRFESAKREDLQGVKRTLLVYIDEFDNSSVNILVYCFTRSPDWEEWLRVKEDVIMKISELVDKNNCEFAYPTQTLFVKK comes from the coding sequence ATGAATTATAAAATTACAGTTTTTAAACTTTTTATTTTACTATTTTTACCATTTTTAGTTTTTGCACAGGACAATGACATAAAAAAGAGTGTAGATGAACACTTAGATGAACAAATGCTTGTAGCACTAAAAGTAGTTGCAAATATAAAAAAAGAGAAATATCTAAGTCTTCCTATCAATGAAAGAGAATACGATAAACAAATAAACTATCTGCTAAATAAAATTGCTATAAATCAAAGAGAAGGAAACTTTGTAGCTGTTAAAAGAGATGAAATAAACCTTCAAATTCTACAAGAAAAAAGGGAGTATGAAAAAACTCTAAAAGAGATAATCCAAGCAAAAAACTCATATAAAGATAAAGACTATTTTAAAAGAATTCTAAAAGAGAATATCTCTTTATTGGAGACAAACTCAATTATAAAATATAAAGAGATTTATGAAAAAGCTAAAAAAGATAAAGGCAACCAAGTATCATTAGAGCTTATTGATAGTTACACTACTTTAAAGAAACAAAAAAATAAACAACACTTTGTTCTAAAATATCTTCTAGGAAATATGGATGAATACAGAGAAAGCTACTTTTTTATTGATAACTTTAATATTGACTATGTAATCTCAAAAATTGATTCTCAGCCTATGATTTCAAATATTTCTCAATTTACATCTTATTATTTTAAATTCTCAATTGGAGAAGTTTTATTTGTAATCTTTGTAATGGGATTCTTTAGAATAATCAATACAAAACTAATATTTTTATTTACAACATTTATAAATAAAATATTTATGAAAAGAAGTGATAAAGAAGAAGATGAAATGGAACTTTTCATCAAAGACTCTATTGAAAAACCACTTATCTTTGCACTTTACACACTATCTATTCATATCTCTTTATATGCTTTAATAAAAGATACTGAAGCTATAAATACTATAGTTCCATGGATAAATACAATTTATATTGGTATCTTAACTTGGGCCGTTTACGCTTTACTTGATAACTGGATTTCTAACTATGCAGAAAATCTTGTTGAAAAGTATCCAAATGTAAGAAGAGAGATGATTGCATTTATTTTAAGAATCACAAAAGTGGTTTTAATCTTACTTGTAATTTTATTTCTTTTCACACAACTTGGTATTGATATAAAAGCTATAGCAGCCTCTCTTGGTGTAGGTGGTATCGCAATTGCTTTAGCATCTAAAGATACTTTAGCTAACTTTTTTGGTTCATTAAATATTATGACTGATAACTCTTTTTCACAAGGAGATTGGATTATTGCAAATGATGTTGAAGGAACAGTAGTTGATATTAGAATGAGAACTACAAGAGTTAGAACTTTTGATAATGCAATGATTACTATTCCAAATTCTGAATTAGCAACAACTCATATTAAGAACTACTCAAAAAGAAAGATTGGTAGAAGAATCAAAATGTCTATTGGAGTAACTTATGAAAGTTCGATGAGTGATGTGAAAAACCTAAAAGAAGATATTAGAGAAATGCTTATAAATCATCCTGATATTGCAACAATAAACAACTCAATAGTAGGAAGAACAAGAAGATTTGAATCTGCTAAAAGAGAAGACCTTCAAGGTGTAAAAAGAACACTTTTAGTTTATATTGATGAGTTTGATAATAGCTCGGTTAATATCTTAGTTTACTGCTTTACTAGAAGTCCAGATTGGGAAGAGTGGTTAAGAGTAAAAGAGGATGTAATTATGAAGATTAGTGAACTAGTTGATAAAAACAATTGTGAGTTTGCTTACCCTACTCAAACACTTTTTGTAAAAAAATAA
- a CDS encoding GGDEF domain-containing protein — protein sequence MENKLKEITYLTLKQLKKENIILPSKYSKLFEENAKNLDFDLDDELLVFKDLKQDCDAVDKVVQKTSENLTSLHDSTKKAKEAIVSNDINTLQTINEELERMQKQIDFLQKELFSDVLTDSYNRKWFMDNYLKDDSFLHDGFMAFLDLNNFKIINDTYGHIIGDQVLKYLVNFLKAELNLPGVDIVRYAGDEFIVLFNKDNSTVLNPDKKMAKAQEKLAEQRLKSSKIKSLRFSFSYGLVPFKKGDEFETLLDKVDELMYINKREMKKKH from the coding sequence ATGGAAAATAAACTAAAAGAGATTACATATCTAACTTTAAAACAGTTAAAAAAAGAGAATATTATTCTTCCCTCAAAGTATTCAAAACTCTTTGAAGAAAATGCCAAAAATCTAGATTTTGATTTAGATGATGAATTATTAGTCTTCAAAGATTTAAAACAAGATTGTGATGCAGTTGATAAAGTAGTACAAAAGACTAGTGAAAATTTAACTTCATTACATGACTCTACAAAAAAAGCAAAAGAAGCTATTGTAAGTAATGATATTAATACTCTTCAAACAATCAATGAAGAGCTTGAAAGAATGCAAAAGCAAATTGACTTTTTACAAAAAGAGTTGTTTTCTGATGTTTTAACAGATTCATACAATAGAAAATGGTTTATGGATAACTACCTGAAAGATGATAGTTTCCTTCATGATGGCTTTATGGCATTTTTAGATTTAAATAACTTTAAAATCATAAATGATACATATGGTCATATAATAGGTGATCAAGTATTAAAATACTTAGTAAACTTCTTAAAAGCAGAATTAAATTTACCAGGAGTAGATATTGTAAGGTATGCTGGAGATGAGTTTATTGTACTATTTAATAAAGATAACTCAACAGTTTTAAACCCTGATAAAAAGATGGCTAAAGCCCAAGAAAAACTAGCTGAACAAAGACTAAAATCTTCTAAAATCAAATCTCTTAGATTTTCATTCTCATATGGATTAGTTCCATTTAAAAAGGGTGATGAGTTTGAAACTTTACTTGATAAAGTAGATGAATTGATGTATATAAATAAAAGAGAGATGAAAAAGAAGCACTAG
- the mqnP gene encoding menaquinone biosynthesis prenyltransferase MqnP yields the protein MNKIKKLLNDFNELVMFKHSIFSLPFIFIAMIVASVQTNGSAWFGFKLLILGVLAAVTARNFAMGFNRYMDRDIDALNPRTENRPNVDGRVSPTAMLIFNIANALGFIAVAYFVNDLAFYLAVPILAIIGSYSYFKRFSYLAHVILGISLALAPIAGVVAVSETITLWSVLLSIGVMFWVAGFDLLYSLQDMEVDKKLGLHSIPSKFGAKNTMLISRVFHLLTVVFWLLFAISSDSGLFTYLAVLAGAIMLSYEHYLVNKDFTKIDKAFFTVNGYLGIVFFFLVLIDAII from the coding sequence ATGAATAAAATAAAGAAACTTTTAAATGACTTTAATGAACTAGTAATGTTCAAACACTCAATTTTCTCATTGCCATTTATTTTTATAGCAATGATTGTTGCATCAGTTCAAACAAATGGCTCTGCTTGGTTTGGTTTTAAACTCCTAATTTTAGGTGTCTTAGCAGCAGTTACAGCTAGAAACTTTGCAATGGGCTTTAATAGATATATGGATAGAGATATAGATGCTTTAAATCCAAGAACTGAAAATAGACCAAATGTTGATGGAAGAGTAAGTCCAACAGCAATGCTTATTTTTAATATTGCAAATGCTTTAGGATTTATAGCCGTTGCATATTTTGTAAATGATTTAGCCTTTTATTTAGCAGTTCCAATTTTAGCAATCATTGGTTCATACTCTTACTTTAAAAGATTTTCATATTTAGCCCATGTGATTTTAGGAATCTCACTTGCTCTTGCTCCAATTGCTGGGGTTGTAGCAGTTAGTGAAACTATTACTTTATGGTCAGTTTTATTAAGTATTGGGGTTATGTTTTGGGTTGCTGGATTTGATCTTTTATACTCATTACAAGATATGGAAGTAGATAAAAAACTAGGGCTTCATTCTATTCCAAGTAAGTTTGGTGCAAAAAACACTATGCTTATTTCAAGAGTATTTCACTTACTTACAGTAGTATTTTGGCTTCTATTTGCAATTAGTTCTGATAGTGGATTATTTACTTATCTTGCAGTATTAGCAGGGGCAATTATGCTTTCGTATGAACACTATTTAGTAAATAAAGACTTTACAAAAATTGATAAAGCTTTTTTCACTGTAAATGGTTACCTTGGAATTGTATTTTTCTTCTTAGTTTTAATAGATGCAATAATATAA
- the miaA gene encoding tRNA (adenosine(37)-N6)-dimethylallyltransferase MiaA: protein MKEIAIIGSTASGKTGLSLEIAQQTNSIILSLDSLSVYKEIDIASAKPTKEERGDIIHFGIDEVYPNENFDVTQFFDCYKKAKDFAKENDKNLIIVGGTGFYLKALVEGLSTGIEQDIKLDIPLDEAYELLYSLDKAYMEKIAQNDKYRIEKAYSIYKQSNMSPSEYFEKNPKVPLAKDLEIFEIVWEREDLKKRINLRTSLMMKEGIIDEVIYLEKNYRRAPNCMASIGIVETLDFLDGKLTKKELEEKISLNTAKLAKRQNTFNKGQFKNKTSNIIENLNSDIIKYFSL from the coding sequence ATGAAAGAAATTGCAATTATTGGCTCAACTGCCTCAGGAAAAACTGGACTATCTTTAGAAATAGCACAACAAACAAACTCAATAATTTTATCCCTTGATTCTTTATCTGTTTACAAAGAGATTGATATCGCATCAGCTAAACCAACAAAAGAAGAGAGAGGTGATATTATTCATTTTGGAATTGATGAAGTTTATCCAAATGAAAACTTTGATGTAACACAGTTTTTTGACTGCTACAAAAAAGCCAAAGATTTTGCAAAAGAAAACGACAAAAACCTTATTATCGTCGGAGGTACTGGTTTTTATTTAAAAGCTCTAGTTGAAGGACTTTCAACTGGTATTGAGCAAGATATTAAACTTGATATTCCACTAGATGAAGCCTATGAACTTTTATACTCATTAGATAAAGCTTATATGGAAAAAATTGCACAAAACGATAAGTATAGAATAGAAAAAGCTTACTCTATTTATAAACAATCAAATATGTCTCCAAGTGAATATTTTGAAAAGAACCCTAAAGTTCCCCTTGCAAAAGATTTAGAGATTTTTGAAATTGTTTGGGAAAGAGAAGATTTAAAAAAAAGAATAAACCTGCGAACTTCTTTGATGATGAAAGAAGGAATTATTGACGAAGTAATATATTTAGAAAAAAATTATAGAAGAGCTCCAAACTGTATGGCTTCAATTGGAATAGTAGAAACCTTAGATTTTTTAGATGGAAAACTTACAAAAAAAGAGCTTGAAGAGAAAATTTCTTTAAACACAGCAAAACTTGCAAAGCGTCAAAACACCTTCAATAAGGGACAGTTTAAAAATAAAACTTCAAATATTATAGAAAACTTAAATTCAGATATCATTAAGTATTTTTCGCTATAA
- the rpmE gene encoding 50S ribosomal protein L31: MKKEIHPDYKDCTVSCACGNTFETKSNVESMRIDICSACHPFFTGEQKIVDAAGRVEKFKAKYAQK; encoded by the coding sequence GTGAAAAAAGAAATTCACCCAGATTACAAAGATTGTACAGTAAGTTGTGCTTGTGGAAACACATTTGAAACTAAGTCAAACGTTGAGTCAATGAGAATTGACATTTGTTCTGCTTGTCACCCATTCTTCACTGGTGAGCAAAAAATTGTTGATGCTGCTGGTAGAGTAGAGAAATTCAAAGCTAAATACGCACAAAAATAA
- the rsmI gene encoding 16S rRNA (cytidine(1402)-2'-O)-methyltransferase gives MLTLVPTPIGNLDDISKRALTALSEAELIFCEDTRVTKKLLQLLSERENLEFNYKDLKSFHSHNENQVLKTLTPEDFNKNIVYVSDAGMPCVSDPGATLVQYCINNNLEYDVLPGANAVLTAFAMSGFLNTEFTFFGFLAHKGKERSEKLTKVMQSPILSILYESPHRLLKTLEEIKNIDENRTVFLAKEITKLHQKTYKDSALNIYEKFTKENIRGEWVIVIEPTETVGASLDVKDIENLDIAPKVKAKLLAKMTGKTVKEIYQQLLDKI, from the coding sequence TTGCTTACTTTAGTTCCGACTCCAATAGGAAATCTTGATGATATCTCTAAAAGAGCTTTAACAGCTCTTTCGGAGGCGGAATTAATTTTTTGTGAAGATACAAGAGTCACAAAAAAACTTCTTCAACTTCTAAGTGAAAGAGAAAACTTAGAGTTTAACTACAAAGATTTAAAATCTTTCCATTCACACAATGAAAATCAAGTTTTAAAAACCTTAACACCTGAAGATTTCAATAAAAATATTGTTTATGTTAGTGATGCTGGTATGCCTTGTGTTTCAGACCCAGGAGCTACACTAGTTCAATACTGTATTAACAATAATTTAGAATATGACGTACTTCCAGGAGCAAATGCAGTTTTAACAGCTTTTGCGATGAGTGGTTTTTTAAATACCGAATTTACTTTTTTTGGTTTTTTAGCGCACAAAGGAAAAGAGCGAAGTGAAAAACTAACAAAGGTAATGCAAAGCCCTATTTTATCAATTCTTTATGAGTCACCCCATAGACTTTTAAAGACTTTAGAAGAGATAAAAAATATAGATGAAAATAGAACTGTCTTTTTAGCAAAAGAGATAACAAAACTTCATCAAAAAACTTACAAAGACTCTGCACTAAATATTTATGAAAAATTTACTAAAGAGAATATTAGAGGTGAATGGGTAATTGTTATTGAACCTACTGAAACTGTGGGAGCAAGTCTTGATGTAAAAGATATTGAAAATCTTGATATTGCACCTAAAGTAAAAGCCAAACTTCTTGCAAAAATGACAGGAAAAACTGTAAAAGAGATTTATCAACAACTTTTAGATAAAATCTAG
- the rlmB gene encoding 23S rRNA (guanosine(2251)-2'-O)-methyltransferase RlmB has translation MIIYGKQVVLYVLDKHPDLIEEVMFSKELEPKLFKRFAKLDKQIIKLDNKKAQSMARGGNHQGFFLRLKDFQTTGLKEIKNSKFIVVLDGLTDVGNIGAICRTAYSLGVDAIIASNVKQLNYEGIARTSSGALFDMPFCQTQNVLDVVNELKQNNFTLMGASMDGENLKEFKNENEKTALFLGSEGFGLSNKVVKKLDNKVSIEMSNSFDSLNVSVAGGILIYNLMK, from the coding sequence ATGATTATATATGGCAAACAAGTAGTACTTTACGTACTAGATAAACACCCCGACCTTATTGAAGAGGTAATGTTCTCAAAAGAACTAGAACCAAAACTTTTTAAAAGATTTGCAAAACTTGATAAACAAATTATCAAGCTTGATAATAAAAAAGCACAAAGTATGGCACGTGGAGGAAATCATCAAGGTTTCTTCTTAAGACTTAAAGATTTCCAAACAACTGGATTAAAAGAGATTAAAAACTCTAAGTTTATTGTAGTTCTTGATGGATTAACAGATGTAGGAAATATCGGAGCTATTTGTAGAACAGCTTATTCACTTGGTGTTGATGCAATTATTGCTTCAAATGTAAAACAACTAAACTATGAAGGTATTGCACGAACTAGTAGCGGTGCTTTATTTGACATGCCATTTTGCCAAACACAAAATGTTTTAGATGTAGTAAATGAACTAAAACAAAACAATTTTACTCTAATGGGTGCATCTATGGATGGAGAAAACCTAAAAGAGTTTAAAAATGAAAATGAAAAAACTGCCCTATTTTTAGGAAGTGAAGGTTTTGGACTTTCAAATAAAGTTGTTAAAAAACTTGACAATAAAGTTTCTATTGAAATGTCAAATAGTTTTGACTCCCTAAATGTTTCTGTTGCAGGTGGAATATTAATTTATAACTTAATGAAATAA
- a CDS encoding LL-diaminopimelate aminotransferase, which translates to MFPEIEFERMRRLPNYVFAEVNNIKMEARRAGEDIIDFSMGNPDGPAPQHITDKLKETADKPKNHGYSASAGIYKLRLAICNWYKRKYGVDYLDPNKHACATMGSKEGYVHLVQAIVNVGDVAVVPDPTYPIHSYAFMLAGAGIHNFELPFGRDFRVDEELFFERLQKTLNESIPKVKYVLVNFPHNPTCATVRPEFYQRLVDLAKKERFYIISDIAYADITFDGYKTPSIFQAEGALDVAVESFTLSKSYNMAGWRVGFMVGNEKLIGALKRIKSWLDYGMFTPIQVAATVALDGPQECVAEHIEKYRKRRDVMVEAFKDAGWDMDVPNASMFIWAKIPEKAQHLGSMEFSKQLLTEAKVAVSPGIGFGHYGDGYVRIALIENEKRIRQAAKNIKKYLNTL; encoded by the coding sequence ATGTTTCCAGAGATAGAATTTGAAAGAATGAGAAGACTTCCAAACTACGTGTTTGCAGAGGTTAACAATATTAAAATGGAAGCAAGAAGAGCTGGTGAAGATATTATAGATTTTTCAATGGGTAATCCAGATGGCCCAGCTCCTCAGCATATAACAGATAAGTTAAAAGAAACAGCAGATAAACCAAAAAATCATGGTTACTCTGCAAGTGCTGGTATTTATAAATTAAGACTAGCTATTTGTAACTGGTATAAAAGAAAATATGGGGTTGATTATTTAGACCCAAATAAACATGCTTGTGCAACAATGGGAAGTAAAGAAGGTTATGTTCACCTAGTTCAAGCAATTGTAAATGTTGGTGATGTTGCAGTTGTTCCAGATCCAACATATCCAATTCACTCTTATGCATTTATGTTAGCAGGTGCTGGTATCCACAATTTTGAGTTACCATTTGGAAGAGACTTTAGAGTTGATGAAGAACTATTCTTTGAAAGATTACAAAAGACATTAAATGAATCAATTCCAAAAGTAAAATATGTATTAGTTAACTTTCCACATAACCCAACTTGTGCAACAGTTAGACCAGAGTTTTACCAAAGATTAGTTGATTTAGCTAAGAAGGAGAGATTTTATATCATCTCTGATATTGCTTATGCAGATATCACATTTGATGGATATAAAACTCCATCTATTTTCCAAGCTGAAGGTGCACTTGACGTTGCTGTTGAGTCATTTACTCTTTCTAAGTCGTACAATATGGCAGGATGGAGAGTTGGTTTCATGGTTGGAAATGAAAAATTAATTGGAGCTCTTAAAAGAATCAAATCTTGGCTTGACTATGGAATGTTTACTCCTATTCAAGTTGCAGCTACTGTTGCACTTGATGGTCCACAAGAGTGTGTAGCTGAACATATTGAAAAATATAGAAAAAGAAGAGATGTTATGGTTGAGGCATTTAAAGATGCAGGTTGGGATATGGATGTTCCTAATGCATCAATGTTTATCTGGGCAAAAATCCCAGAAAAAGCACAACATCTTGGAAGTATGGAGTTCTCTAAACAACTTTTAACTGAAGCAAAAGTAGCAGTAAGTCCAGGTATTGGATTTGGTCACTATGGTGATGGATATGTTAGAATAGCTTTAATTGAAAATGAAAAAAGAATTAGACAAGCTGCAAAAAATATAAAGAAATATTTAAATACGTTATAG
- a CDS encoding homoserine dehydrogenase, producing the protein MKIGILGVGTVGASVANILKDNKDIITARAGVELEPVVGLVNNLNKDRDVSIKLTDNVDEILNDDSIDIIVELMGGVEKPYEVIKKALAKGKAVVTANKALLAYHRYELQDLAGDTPFEYEAAVAGGIPIINALRDGLTANHIESIRGIMNGTCNYMLTKMIGEGVDYDTILAESQELGYAEADPTFDVGGFDAAHKLLILGSIAYGIDAKPEDILIEGIQNIAPADIEFANEFNYSIKLLTIAKKVGTKIELRVHPVLIPNNEMIAKVDGVMNGVSVIGDKVGETMYYGPGAGGDATASAVIANIVDIARRGKGSPMLGFESSHGENLTLMPKDEIQTKYYLRLKIEDKTGVLAKVSNIFADKNISVEKMIQKPLDNSCAHLLLSTHTCVEKDINEALKALEDASVVAEKPAMIRIED; encoded by the coding sequence ATGAAAATAGGTATATTAGGTGTTGGAACAGTTGGTGCAAGTGTTGCAAATATACTAAAAGACAATAAAGATATCATAACTGCACGTGCAGGTGTTGAACTAGAACCAGTAGTTGGTTTAGTAAACAATCTAAATAAAGATAGAGATGTATCAATTAAACTAACAGATAATGTTGATGAAATCTTAAATGATGATTCAATTGATATTATTGTTGAGCTTATGGGTGGAGTTGAAAAGCCTTATGAAGTAATCAAAAAAGCTTTAGCAAAAGGTAAAGCAGTGGTTACTGCAAATAAAGCATTACTTGCTTATCACAGATATGAACTACAAGACTTAGCAGGTGATACTCCATTTGAATATGAAGCTGCTGTAGCTGGTGGTATTCCAATTATTAATGCACTAAGAGATGGATTAACTGCAAACCATATTGAATCCATTAGAGGTATCATGAATGGTACTTGTAACTATATGCTAACAAAAATGATTGGTGAAGGTGTTGATTACGATACTATTCTTGCTGAATCGCAAGAGTTAGGATATGCAGAAGCTGACCCAACATTTGATGTTGGTGGTTTTGATGCTGCTCATAAACTTCTTATCTTAGGTTCAATTGCATATGGAATTGATGCAAAACCAGAAGATATTTTAATTGAAGGTATTCAAAATATTGCACCAGCAGATATTGAATTTGCAAATGAGTTTAACTACTCAATCAAACTTTTAACAATCGCTAAAAAAGTTGGAACAAAAATTGAACTGAGAGTTCATCCTGTACTTATTCCAAACAATGAAATGATTGCAAAAGTTGATGGTGTAATGAACGGTGTTTCTGTGATTGGTGATAAAGTTGGTGAAACTATGTATTATGGACCAGGAGCAGGTGGAGATGCAACTGCTTCAGCTGTAATTGCAAATATTGTTGATATTGCAAGACGTGGAAAAGGTTCTCCAATGCTAGGATTTGAGTCTTCTCATGGAGAAAACTTAACATTAATGCCAAAAGATGAGATTCAAACAAAATACTATCTAAGACTTAAAATTGAAGATAAAACAGGTGTTTTAGCTAAAGTTTCTAATATCTTTGCAGATAAAAATATTTCTGTAGAAAAAATGATTCAAAAGCCACTTGATAACTCTTGTGCTCACCTACTTCTTTCTACTCATACTTGTGTAGAAAAAGATATAAATGAAGCACTTAAAGCACTTGAAGATGCAAGTGTAGTAGCAGAAAAACCTGCTATGATTAGAATTGAGGATTAA